From one Conyzicola nivalis genomic stretch:
- a CDS encoding MaoC family dehydratase N-terminal domain-containing protein: MPVNPELQGRVFAPTAPYLVGREKIREFSRAVLATSPLNNDPDAAKAAGYADIVAPPTFPIVIQESTLAQLLAEPDAGIDFTRVVHGDQRFSYTRPIVAGDELTATLAVTAIKSLGGHSMVTSESTITDQTGAHVVTAISTLVVRGDE, from the coding sequence GTGCCAGTGAACCCCGAACTGCAGGGCCGCGTGTTCGCGCCTACTGCCCCGTACCTGGTGGGACGCGAGAAGATCCGCGAATTCTCCCGCGCCGTCCTCGCCACGAGCCCGCTGAACAATGATCCGGATGCCGCGAAGGCCGCGGGTTACGCCGACATCGTCGCGCCGCCCACGTTTCCCATCGTGATCCAGGAGTCGACGCTCGCCCAGCTGCTCGCCGAGCCCGACGCCGGAATCGACTTCACCCGCGTCGTGCACGGCGACCAGCGTTTCAGCTACACCCGCCCGATCGTCGCGGGCGACGAACTCACCGCGACCCTCGCCGTCACCGCGATCAAGTCGCTCGGCGGCCACTCCATGGTCACGTCGGAGTCGACGATCACCGACCAGACCGGCGCCCACGTCGTCACCGCCATCTCGACCCTCGTCGTCCGGGGAGACGAATGA
- a CDS encoding response regulator has protein sequence MIRVLVADDHPVVRGGIVALLAAADDIEVVGEASNGREAVDLALALTPELVLMDLRMPELDGDEATALILQASPAIRVVVLTTYETDASILTAIEAGASGYLLKAAPQEEILAGIRSVARGEVALAPSIAAMLVGRVKTRAITLSPRETEVLGLVAQGLSNPAIAKKLFLGEATVKTHLLHAFEKLEVNDRTRAVTKAMELGLL, from the coding sequence GTGATCCGCGTGCTGGTGGCCGACGACCACCCCGTCGTGCGCGGCGGCATCGTGGCGCTGCTCGCCGCGGCCGACGATATCGAGGTCGTGGGCGAGGCCTCGAACGGCCGCGAAGCCGTCGACCTGGCGCTCGCCCTCACGCCGGAACTCGTGCTCATGGACCTGCGCATGCCCGAGCTGGACGGCGACGAGGCGACGGCGCTCATCCTGCAGGCGAGCCCGGCGATCCGGGTCGTCGTGCTCACCACCTACGAGACCGACGCATCGATCCTCACCGCGATCGAGGCCGGGGCGAGCGGCTATCTGCTCAAAGCCGCGCCGCAGGAGGAGATCCTGGCCGGCATCCGGTCGGTGGCGCGCGGCGAGGTGGCACTCGCGCCGTCGATCGCCGCGATGCTGGTCGGGCGGGTGAAGACGCGCGCGATCACGCTCAGCCCGCGCGAGACCGAGGTGCTCGGGCTCGTCGCGCAGGGCCTGAGCAACCCGGCGATCGCGAAGAAGCTGTTCCTGGGCGAGGCAACCGTGAAGACGCACCTGTTGCACGCTTTCGAGAAGCTCGAGGTGAACGACCGCACGCGCGCGGTCACGAAGGCGATGGAGCTCGGGCTGCTGTAG
- a CDS encoding alpha/beta fold hydrolase, with protein MTSRIPRSAPVAASLPPAGLEGLDPSFSRLVSARESEGLSVSHEWHVLDNGPRLAELGVTPVGTILCVHGNPTWSYLWRSLVSRATDAAAGGHEAWRVVAVDQLEMGFSERTGQPRNLARRVRDLGDLTDALGLTGPVITLGHDWGGVVSLGWAVDHPELLAGVALLNTATHQPAGDPIPAPLRVTLLRGVLGAATVGTPAFLETTLSLAHPALSDEVKAGYRAPYLEASRRGGIGGFVADIPADDTHESFPELERIAGGLRFLAVPALALWGPRDPIFGDRYLDDLVDRLPHADVHRFEGAGHLVAEDVDYASSVLTWLGDRGTELSSLGTAARNPSRFATPAEPVEEKLDPNRFDEGYVKPVKAGPPAGLFRYLDELRDNADTALVEMAPAGSKTPNVVSWKLLSKRVRQIAAGLAMVGVKRGDRVSLLIQPGADLTAVLYACLRLGAVVVVADAGLGIQGLTRAVRGAWPDHVIGAPTGLAAATALGWPGQKISTAKYIKPVRRSLDVAYSLGDLVSLGVEEELPELPSPDDTAAVLFTSGSTGPAKGVVYTHGQLAALVDALSTAYGVGPGTGLVAGFAPFALLGPALGARSVTPDMVVTSPKTLSAKAVAAAVEAADAAVVFLSPAAVTNVVATAGALDDAGREALEGVTTFLSAGAPVSERLLAAASALMPNATAHTPYGMTEGLLMTDITLEGIRDAALELGGPGGVCVGLPAANVSVRISALDGNGEAHGVLADTPYVTGEIVVSAPHIKDHYDGLWLTERESRRGAVPGERWHRTGDVGHLDDRGRLWVEGRLPHVLVTENGVVTPVGAEQRFESVFEVARAALVGIGPRGEQQLVAVIETVPPAFRVSLANSALASAVRASTDLPLAAVLVVPNLPTDIRHNSKIDRVRLGAWAGDILTGGRMTRP; from the coding sequence GTGACTTCTCGAATCCCGCGTTCCGCTCCCGTTGCGGCGAGCCTTCCACCCGCGGGACTCGAGGGTCTCGACCCGTCGTTCTCGCGCCTCGTGTCGGCGCGCGAGAGCGAGGGCCTGTCGGTCAGCCACGAATGGCACGTGCTCGACAACGGCCCGCGCCTCGCCGAGCTGGGCGTCACGCCCGTCGGCACGATCCTCTGCGTGCACGGCAACCCCACGTGGAGCTACCTGTGGCGTTCGCTCGTCTCGCGGGCGACGGATGCCGCGGCAGGCGGCCACGAAGCATGGCGGGTGGTGGCCGTCGACCAGTTGGAGATGGGTTTCTCCGAGCGCACCGGACAACCGCGCAACCTGGCCAGGCGCGTGCGCGACCTCGGCGACCTCACCGACGCACTCGGGCTGACCGGCCCGGTCATCACCCTCGGCCACGACTGGGGCGGGGTCGTCAGCCTCGGCTGGGCGGTCGACCACCCCGAGCTGCTCGCCGGTGTCGCCCTGCTCAACACCGCGACCCACCAGCCCGCCGGCGACCCGATCCCCGCCCCGCTGCGTGTCACGCTGCTGCGCGGCGTGCTCGGCGCGGCAACCGTCGGCACCCCCGCGTTCCTCGAGACGACGCTGTCGCTCGCGCACCCGGCGCTGAGCGACGAGGTCAAGGCGGGCTATCGTGCCCCCTACCTCGAGGCCTCCCGCCGCGGCGGCATCGGCGGCTTCGTCGCCGACATCCCCGCCGACGACACCCACGAGAGCTTCCCCGAGCTCGAGCGCATCGCCGGGGGACTCCGCTTCCTCGCCGTGCCCGCTCTCGCCCTGTGGGGCCCGCGCGACCCGATCTTCGGTGACCGTTACCTCGACGACCTCGTCGACCGGCTGCCTCATGCCGACGTGCACCGCTTCGAGGGGGCGGGTCACCTCGTCGCCGAAGACGTCGACTACGCGTCATCCGTTCTCACCTGGCTGGGCGACCGCGGAACCGAGCTCTCGTCCCTCGGCACCGCCGCCCGCAATCCCTCGCGTTTCGCCACGCCGGCCGAGCCGGTCGAGGAAAAGCTCGACCCGAACCGCTTCGACGAAGGCTACGTGAAGCCGGTCAAGGCCGGCCCGCCCGCGGGACTCTTCCGCTACCTCGACGAGCTGCGCGACAACGCCGACACCGCGCTCGTCGAGATGGCGCCAGCGGGAAGCAAGACCCCCAACGTCGTGTCGTGGAAGCTGCTCTCCAAGCGTGTGCGCCAGATCGCCGCCGGTCTCGCCATGGTCGGCGTCAAGCGCGGCGACCGCGTCTCGCTGCTCATCCAGCCGGGCGCCGACCTCACCGCCGTGCTCTACGCCTGCCTGCGCCTCGGCGCGGTCGTCGTGGTCGCGGACGCCGGGCTCGGCATCCAGGGGCTGACCCGCGCCGTGCGCGGCGCGTGGCCCGACCACGTGATCGGTGCGCCGACGGGCCTCGCCGCGGCTACCGCGCTCGGCTGGCCCGGACAGAAGATCTCCACCGCCAAGTACATCAAGCCGGTGCGCCGTTCGCTCGACGTCGCCTACTCGCTCGGCGACCTCGTGTCGCTCGGTGTCGAGGAGGAGCTGCCGGAGCTGCCGTCGCCAGACGACACCGCAGCGGTCTTGTTCACCAGCGGATCGACGGGCCCCGCGAAGGGCGTCGTCTACACGCACGGCCAGCTGGCCGCGCTCGTCGACGCGCTGTCCACCGCCTACGGTGTCGGCCCCGGAACCGGCCTCGTCGCCGGGTTCGCCCCGTTCGCCCTGCTCGGCCCGGCGCTCGGTGCCCGCTCGGTGACGCCCGACATGGTCGTCACCTCGCCGAAGACGCTCAGCGCGAAGGCGGTCGCCGCCGCCGTGGAAGCGGCCGACGCCGCCGTCGTGTTCCTGTCGCCGGCCGCCGTGACCAACGTCGTGGCGACCGCCGGCGCGCTCGACGACGCGGGCCGCGAGGCGCTCGAGGGCGTGACCACGTTCCTGTCCGCCGGCGCCCCCGTGTCCGAGCGGCTGCTCGCCGCGGCATCCGCTCTTATGCCCAATGCGACCGCGCACACCCCCTACGGCATGACCGAGGGACTGCTGATGACCGACATCACCCTCGAGGGCATCCGCGACGCCGCGCTCGAACTCGGCGGGCCGGGCGGCGTCTGCGTCGGACTTCCCGCCGCGAACGTGAGCGTGCGCATCAGCGCTCTCGACGGCAACGGCGAGGCCCACGGGGTACTCGCGGATACCCCCTACGTGACCGGCGAAATCGTCGTCTCGGCGCCGCACATCAAGGACCACTACGACGGGCTCTGGCTCACCGAGCGCGAATCCCGCCGCGGCGCGGTGCCCGGCGAGCGCTGGCACCGAACCGGCGACGTCGGCCACCTCGACGACCGCGGACGCCTCTGGGTCGAGGGCCGCCTGCCGCACGTCTTGGTCACCGAGAACGGCGTCGTCACCCCGGTCGGGGCCGAACAGCGCTTCGAGTCGGTCTTCGAGGTCGCCCGCGCGGCCCTCGTCGGCATCGGACCCCGCGGCGAGCAGCAGCTCGTCGCCGTGATCGAGACGGTGCCGCCCGCGTTCCGGGTGTCGCTCGCGAACTCGGCTCTTGCGAGTGCCGTGCGCGCATCCACCGACCTGCCGCTCGCGGCCGTGCTCGTCGTGCCGAACCTGCCGACCGACATCCGCCACAACTCCAAGATCGACCGTGTGCGCCTCGGCGCGTGGGCGGGCGACATCCTCACCGGCGGGCGGATGACGCGCCCGTGA
- a CDS encoding MaoC/PaaZ C-terminal domain-containing protein translates to MIAELGEIVAEKTYRLTRDSLVRYAGASGDFNPIHYRDDVAESVGLPGVLAHGMLTMGFAVQPVVDWIGDSGKILDYQVRFTRPVVVDRADGAEVTVVAKVGALTDAEIRIDLTVTFADQTVLGKAQARVSLA, encoded by the coding sequence ATGATCGCCGAACTGGGCGAGATCGTCGCCGAGAAGACCTACCGCCTGACCCGTGACTCCCTCGTGCGCTACGCGGGCGCTTCGGGCGACTTCAACCCGATCCACTACCGCGACGATGTCGCCGAGAGCGTCGGCCTGCCCGGCGTTCTCGCCCACGGCATGCTCACCATGGGCTTCGCCGTGCAGCCCGTCGTCGACTGGATCGGCGACAGCGGCAAGATCCTCGACTACCAGGTGCGGTTCACGCGCCCGGTCGTCGTCGACAGGGCGGATGGCGCAGAAGTGACCGTGGTCGCCAAGGTGGGCGCCCTCACCGACGCCGAGATCCGAATCGATCTGACCGTGACGTTCGCCGACCAGACCGTGCTCGGCAAGGCGCAAGCACGCGTCAGCCTCGCCTAG
- a CDS encoding UDP-N-acetylmuramate dehydrogenase, with product MTDGNGATPLAELTTMRVGGAAHELLSPATRDELVAAMVETWGSGEEWIVLGGGSNVVVADEGFDGTVVRVLTRGIQQLSDDDGRVVLRVEAGEPWDDLVAYTVDNGLAGIEALSGIPGSTGAAPVQNIGAYGQEIASSLVAIEFLDYLSGDLQRLTAADLGFDYRTSTLKQGRRGLVLSVDLELTRSAESAPVGYAQLASTLGVELGARVPLRVVRDTVLALRASKGMVLDPADPDSVSCGSFFTNPIVGENFARTLPEQAPRWANAPEPAPVAVPLGEEPAAPPAQTDFRVKLSAAWLIEKSGIGRGFSLPGSRAAISSKHTLAIVNTGGATAAEVTELGRYVQTRVFSQFGVRMVAEPVLVGVWL from the coding sequence ATGACTGACGGCAACGGCGCGACGCCGCTGGCAGAACTCACCACCATGCGCGTGGGCGGAGCGGCCCACGAGCTGCTCTCTCCCGCCACACGCGACGAGCTCGTCGCGGCCATGGTCGAGACCTGGGGCAGCGGCGAGGAGTGGATCGTGCTCGGCGGTGGGTCGAACGTGGTCGTCGCCGACGAGGGCTTCGACGGCACCGTCGTGCGCGTGCTCACCCGCGGTATCCAGCAGCTCTCCGACGACGACGGCCGCGTCGTGCTGCGCGTCGAGGCGGGCGAACCGTGGGACGACCTCGTGGCGTACACGGTCGACAACGGCCTCGCCGGCATCGAAGCCCTCAGCGGCATCCCCGGTTCGACCGGCGCGGCACCCGTGCAGAACATCGGTGCCTACGGCCAGGAGATCGCCTCCAGCCTCGTCGCCATCGAGTTCCTCGACTACCTCAGCGGCGACCTGCAGCGGCTCACCGCCGCCGACCTCGGGTTCGACTACCGCACGTCGACGCTGAAGCAGGGCAGGAGGGGGCTCGTGCTGTCCGTCGACCTCGAGCTGACCCGCAGCGCCGAGAGCGCACCCGTCGGCTACGCGCAGCTCGCCTCGACGCTCGGCGTGGAACTCGGAGCCCGTGTGCCACTGCGCGTCGTGCGCGACACCGTTCTGGCGCTCCGCGCATCCAAGGGCATGGTCCTCGACCCGGCCGACCCCGACTCGGTGAGCTGCGGCTCGTTCTTCACCAACCCGATCGTGGGCGAGAATTTCGCGAGGACCCTGCCCGAGCAGGCGCCGCGCTGGGCCAACGCGCCCGAACCGGCACCCGTCGCCGTGCCCCTCGGCGAGGAGCCGGCCGCGCCTCCCGCGCAGACCGACTTCCGCGTGAAGCTCAGCGCGGCCTGGTTGATCGAGAAGTCCGGCATCGGGCGCGGGTTCTCACTGCCGGGGTCGCGCGCGGCGATCTCGAGCAAGCACACGCTCGCCATCGTGAACACCGGGGGAGCGACCGCCGCCGAGGTAACCGAGCTGGGGCGTTACGTGCAGACCCGCGTGTTCTCGCAGTTCGGCGTGCGGATGGTCGCGGAGCCGGTGCTCGTCGGCGTCTGGCTGTAG
- a CDS encoding NAD-dependent epimerase/dehydratase family protein, which produces MRVLVTGASGLLGRAVASSILAAGHEVRTLQRSPSRLAGVDDVLGSVTDATSVARATDGVDGIVHLAAKVSLAGDPAEFDAVNVGGTLRLLRAAGESGVGRFVQVSSPSVAHSGSSIVGDDALPADPVRARGDYARTKAASELLALAADSASLAVVAVRPHIVWGPGDTQLVARIVERARQGRLPLLGQGAALIDTTYIDNAASAIAAALERAPEVHGNAYVITNGEPRPVAELIAGMCAAAGVPAPRWSVPAGVARAAGSAIEAVWRVRPGADEPPMTRFLAEQLSTAHWFDQRRTRADLQWAPTVSLDEGFRRLAASYGN; this is translated from the coding sequence GTGAGGGTGCTGGTAACCGGCGCGAGCGGGCTGCTCGGCCGCGCGGTGGCGTCGTCGATCCTGGCGGCCGGCCACGAGGTGCGCACGCTGCAGCGCAGCCCCTCGCGACTGGCCGGCGTCGACGACGTTCTCGGTTCGGTGACGGATGCGACGAGCGTCGCCCGCGCCACCGACGGGGTCGACGGGATCGTGCACCTGGCCGCGAAGGTATCCCTGGCCGGAGACCCGGCCGAGTTCGACGCCGTCAACGTGGGCGGGACCCTGCGCCTGCTGCGCGCCGCCGGGGAGTCCGGCGTCGGGCGCTTCGTGCAGGTGTCGTCACCCTCGGTGGCGCACTCCGGCAGCTCGATCGTCGGCGACGACGCGCTGCCCGCCGACCCGGTACGGGCGCGCGGCGACTACGCCCGCACCAAGGCCGCGTCGGAGCTGCTGGCGCTCGCCGCCGACTCCGCCTCGCTCGCGGTCGTCGCGGTCAGGCCGCACATCGTCTGGGGCCCCGGCGACACCCAGCTGGTGGCCCGCATCGTGGAGCGCGCCCGGCAGGGCCGCCTGCCGCTGCTCGGCCAGGGCGCGGCGCTCATCGACACGACCTACATCGACAACGCGGCATCCGCCATCGCGGCCGCGCTCGAGCGCGCACCCGAGGTGCACGGCAACGCCTACGTGATCACGAACGGCGAGCCGCGACCGGTAGCCGAACTCATCGCCGGCATGTGCGCGGCGGCCGGCGTTCCCGCGCCGCGCTGGAGCGTTCCCGCCGGCGTCGCCCGCGCCGCCGGTTCGGCGATCGAAGCGGTGTGGCGGGTGCGCCCCGGCGCCGACGAGCCGCCCATGACGCGGTTCCTCGCCGAGCAACTCTCGACGGCGCACTGGTTCGACCAGCGTCGCACCCGCGCCGACCTGCAGTGGGCGCCCACGGTGTCGCTCGACGAGGGCTTCCGGCGACTCGCGGCGTCGTACGGCAACTAG